ACGGATATGAGCACACCGACCATCAAGACCCGCCTTCCGGCCAAGGCGAAAAAGGGCGAGATCATCGAGATCAAGGCCCAGATCACCCATGACATGGAAACCGGGCAGCGCAAGGATGCCGGCGGCATGCCGCTGGCTCGGCGCATCATCAAGAAATTCGTCTGCACCTGGAATGGCGAGGTGGTGATCAGCGCCGACTGGCATACCGCCATGTCGGCCAATCCCTTCATCACCTTTTTCGCTTTGGCGGAAAAGACCGGCCCGCTGAAGCTGGCCTTTCACGACGACAATGGCGAAATCTACGAA
This is a stretch of genomic DNA from Magnetospirillum gryphiswaldense MSR-1 v2. It encodes these proteins:
- the soxZ gene encoding thiosulfate oxidation carrier complex protein SoxZ yields the protein MSTPTIKTRLPAKAKKGEIIEIKAQITHDMETGQRKDAGGMPLARRIIKKFVCTWNGEVVISADWHTAMSANPFITFFALAEKTGPLKLAFHDDNGEIYESVTDIVVE